CAACGTTGCAGGTGGTTTGGTTGTAGAAGCACAggttgcaaataaatcaaaaatcaaattaaccAAGCTTCTTTTACCTGTCGAACTTTCTTTTGGATATGGCAATTAGCACATCACTGACAACTTCTTCGATGCTCTCCACTTTAGAATTTGCATCACAGAGGATGGAAGCCCATAGTTTTGCCAAGACGATTGGACTGAAATTGTCATACCACCATCCCTCAACTTTTCCGGAACTTTTAACTGAAGCTTTTTTGAACTCTGTACAAATCTCGTAGAGTTTGGCAGCGTGTTTGTTTTGGGATGGACAAATGAGTCGATGATATTTCTTCCAGGAATCAAGCTTACACTTCTCTGAACAATATAGTTCCATTGAGCATTGCTCACACCTCAGTGGTGTTCGATTGGTCCAGAACTGATTCACGGCGTTCTTCAATGTCTTGTTGCCTTTAAGGCTCTTTCCACCAAAGAACTGTTCAGCAGAAACCAAGCATTTTGCGCAATGACTGCAGGCCGGGATATCATCATAGCCTGAATCAAGAGCCTGGGAGATAAGAACTGGTCCTTCTTGAAAGATAACTGACTGGCTTTCATAGCTGCACAAGGCCCGAACACTTCGACCTTTCTCCGACAAGTTAACCTCAATGCCTTCTTCTGATGGAAGGTTATCAAAAAGCCGTGCTGTCCTGATTTTGAAAAACAACTGCATCAATTCTTCTTGGTCATCACTGTTAAAGTCATCTGATTGGAATGCCTTCCTTATCCATTGCTCAGCAGTGGCATGGAGAGACAGCTCTTTCGCTGCTTTTGCTGCAAAGAACACACTTTCTTTGATCAAACTAGCATTAAAATGATGCAACAGTATATTACAGAATATGATATTTTCAATGAATGTTGAAAGAAAGGAAAGATTTGCCAATGAGTTTTAAGAGACcgatgggccacatcgctcagcTAGGCAACAATACTAGTATCTAACTTTGACCCATGAagtccatttattttttttcacatttctcCACCATCAAAATTGTAACCTCTACATGATCCCAAATGATCAAGGCGTGATTAAACTTGAAAACAGTAATTTGCTCGTTTGTTCATTTCACAAATAgccttcatacatgtatcttcacgAGCttcctttttgttttgtttggggTGGGGAGGGGGACATTGGCTTACTCTGACCACCCGTTGACAATGGCTATAACAAACACGAAACGTCTATATATTACCGTTACTTACTTTCATAATAATTTAACGAGTTCTTTCTTTTCCGTTCTTAAAAGAAGATATTTATGCATTTCTGTAATGCATTTGAACCCTGATGGTTGCTTTCTAAGTCCGAAAGCGTGGGTTGAACTTGCATTATTTATCATATGTAATGCCTATTTATCTCCCCCTTGTAAACTTGAACAATATTGAATTTGCTTCACGTTTGCAGGTTTGCATTACAACTACCACAGATGATTGAAGATGACCCAGTTATTCTGGGAAAGaagtttaatttaattaaaattagatgttcCGAACCCTCTATACAGTGGTAGTGGATTGGGAACATTTAAGTTTTATTAGGTTGGAAGAAGttgaaaattgatattaaaaaaaatacggacggacaaaatttgattagaaaagTTCACTTAAACTCGGGTGGACTAAAAAGCATACCTCCTAGAATCCATACAGAGACCGAATTCTTCTTAGGGTGCCGACTTGTAAACAAGTAAATAATGCATTCCTTGTACAAGGTCATGTCATACAGCGATTTCATCACAATGTCGACATCGTGGTCGGAAGAATTGCAGAAAGAACGAAGGGCGTGTCTACCTCTGTGAATTTCGCCATTCTTGAAAAAGTTTAGGGCTTCTTCTAGCCCCATTTCAGAGTGCACTCGAGAATTTGATTGGTTTGTGTCGCTATTCTCATCCGTTGTTTCAAGCCATTGTTTTACTTTCCCCTCCTCGTGTCGTAGAATGACGTTATCCCCTGGTAGATCTCCATAGTGGATCGACGTAGGAGAAACCATGGGCTTTGGAGAAATCCTTTCGAGCACATTCTCCTGCATATTTCGGAGTCCATCGTTTAACTCGGAATTTGCCGGAAATTTTATCAAAGCCTCCTCATAGACCTCGTATGCCTTTTGGAAATTTTGCGCATCCACAAATTCTTTAGCTTTTATGATACATTTTTGTAATTCGTCCTCCATAATGGTAAATAAATCAACACGGTATTTTTAATacttcagtaaaaaaaaaaatgacaatgtaCTCTAAGGCGTGGTGGATCCTCGGCACATGTTCTGACTGTCTGCATGTAGTGGTATTTCGCCTACAGATCCAGATGCACTGAGGCGGTCGTAAGGTTGTAAAATTCTGCTATTGTTTCCATTGGTGATAACTGACATCATCTGTTCTCGGTTTATTCTCATTAACGGCTGATAGCAGGGTCCCCCCCCCCTAATAACGTAGACAGTTTATcacttttattttatagaaatatttaatgtaaattgCATCTATTCAAAAGATGGAAAAAATACTTGTTTAGCGACTTGAACAAACAATCTAtggaaaattattattaaacctTGTGTTTGGAATGGGTTTGAGTAGAAATGCATTTATGAGTCCAATGACGTTCTCAGCATGTGAGCTCGGGGTCAGATAACTGACCATGGTGAGTCATAGCATGAGTTTGGGTTCATGCAGATGTTGAGAAAATTACAGTAGTAAGAGTGTGGTGTGTGAAGGCGGAACTCTCCTTTACACAATCGGAATCATCGTCTTTTGCCCCTCTCTTTATTCAGGCAAGATTCAAAAAATGCATTCGCTTAAAGTGGCCTTTTGAAACCAAAGTTTCAAGGGATACGTGTTCAATTCATACTTGAATACCATTGTTTTAACTGTGTTTAATTAATATACTGGGaatctgtatattttttcaCCTTTTTTATATAGATTTGGACCAGAGCTGAACCGAGGAAAGTTGGGGCTGGACTAGAGGTTCATCAGACAAAGGCACTAGTTTACCCCATAGTATGATATAAAACTATTCTATGGAGTGAATAAGTGTCAGTAAATCGGGCCAATTGATCATATTCAGATAAACattgtaattattatatttgtGGTAAGAAATAGGACTTGGTTTCTTTATACACACAAAACTTTCATTACAAGTCAACTGACAAATTCTCGTTTCGGACAATACCTTGAACCCATCCGTGATCACGAACATCAGTAAATACGTAAGCATCTCCCGAAACAAAAGCTACTGTGGATTTTAGGAACAACAAAAATACGCAATACGTAAAAGAAATCCACAGTGACCTATTTAATTGACATTCAACTATCAGTTTACCGTGAACGCATTCACGCTTCGGACGTGTATTTCAACGTCATCGTTGTTAATACGTCAAACTACACTAACAGGCGACATTGAAGAAACcatatgattataaataaatgatcgGAATTTTTGAAAAAGGAGTAGTCAACTGGAATTGGGTCTTTTGTCTCTATAGCCTGCTTCTAGGATGAGATAACCCTATATCAACCGCCGGACTGTGACGCGGATGTGCTGCCAATCAAAGTGCAACATTCTTTGTAGTCAACAAGAATCAGCAAATATCCAAGAATGAAATGGAACAGTAACTAAAAATTATGTGCATATCGTTGGCTgtgattatttcattaaaaaaaaataaaaaattgtactagaggttttttttacatctacATAAATTGTTGTTGcgaataaattgaatttatgatacatgtatcaacaaatTCTGTTGCAAGACCATATGGCAAATCAATCCAAATGTTATCCAAGTGCACACCAATGTACAAGTATTTCTGTTCAATCTGATGTTATATATCAAAATTCTCTTATTGAAGATGTAAATACTTGGTTGATGAGATGTATCCCCGCTTAATTTTCAGGTGacgcaaaaatgaaaaattgtgttattaacagtcattttcaaagaaatactGAACTGAAGACACAGCTACATatgttgtattattttttaagctTTCAAGTGGTGTAGAAAAGACGGTTAATATTTACcatttaattacatgaatatcGATGGTATTTATATTCAGCTGTCAGCTGAACATAAAATGATTAATCAGCTGCTGAGATATCATTTTATCAGTGCTAACATGCAATGATGACATTCTCTTCGTAATTGTGTTATTTCAGGAAAAAAACAGACTGAATTTCACAGTAATACTTTTAATGACTGATGCCTGAAACCATGTTTAATTATATTAACAAGCATTTCCATTCATGAACATTTAGTCACTACAATAAATGTTTGACATCTACTATTTTGCAGCAGAAATACATAGATTTCACAAAATTTATACTCGATCTGATGCAAATCTGTTTGATGacgtatttatttttaaggtcAAATGCCTAACCATGTAAAAAGAGACtgcttaaaaaattttgttttagagAAAGTAAGAAGAAAATATGTTCATGCATGAGCATAAAGCACATAAACCACATCCATCTCTTAATTCAAACTAATGTCAGTGTCTTAAATTATCATACACGCCAACAGACTGatataaaacacaataataacaATGATTGACTGTTAGAATTAGCTACAATACAAAaatggacatttttttaaaaatcagaatgaCTATACAGCATCAGCTTATATATATTGCTATAAATGTTCCTtgcaattcttttttaatttcactatgtcTTCAATTTTTCATCTACATATAAACTTTAACACATTAATCACCTTCTAaagcatttttttctcaaatgaaATTCTTCATAAGAGCATTGAAAACTAGGTCTTTGAGGGCAAAAACTTCCAAAGTTCATCTTAAAAATAACACGTGGTTTTTGGTTTCACACTAAATACCACAATGAAATCTGACACACAAACATAAAGATTGAGTGTATACACTGATTGATtagaaacaaataaataatgagGTCCTTTCACTAGTATAAGGGTGGGGCTGGGGGGCGGGGCAATTAGGAGCCACCCTCCTTTCCGGTGATCCCCATGTGCTTGTTGTAACTCTTTTCCTGCTTCTCGTAAAGCTTGGTTAGTTTCTTGATCTGTCCTTTGGATATTTCTTTTCCCTCTGCATCATGTGTGGGAATTCCCTGAGGAAATATCAAAGGAAGAAGTTTTAACCACAGAATTCATATGATTTATACCGTACTAATGAGGTGAAAGACTTATCACCCTGGCAATACATGTGTTCTTTgcaaaaaaatccttttaatactTGAGTAACTAAATAATAGTAGAAGTAACAAAGTGACAGAAATAATTTCACTTTAAGGTCAATGATAACAATTATGCCAACCTTATCATCAAACTGGGAATATTTGTCAGTTTCTTTCTTGAAGAGCTCCCATGGTGGAATTTTCTCCTGAGCTAACTTTGCTTCCTGATAAGAAAACAGAACGAAGGTATGAATAAGGCTGtaaagaaacaaaatagtaGCTGGGCTATATATGTTTGATCAGTAACaatttttgtaattcatttaCCATTTCCTGTTTCTTCTTCTCTTTTTCAAGTCTCTTCAACTCCTCTTTCTATAATAAGAAACATACACtcattttaataacaaaacatCTTTATTATGAATAGAATACAGATAAGGATTATTTGAAtcctgtaaattccttattcaACGCGAGTACTGTATTATGCGCTTCCactattttgtatcaaattgcaagAATGTAAAATCGCAAgcaccaattttttgttatattttttattttatataatcaaaaactgtctgaaaaataaaagtaagattttaaaatccatgaGAATTGATTCTTGCAATtttatgtgcatattacttCCACATGCTTGATAAGCAATCTACAATATATTAATCtatcacataatttttttatctttttatttgattacTCACAAAATTCAAACCAGTACAGTTTCTTGAAGAAACATATAATATTCAGTtactattaaatataaatgttcattCCTAAAAACAGATTGAATTCAGCACCTTGAGTTTTTCTCCCCGCTCTTTCATCAGAGTATCTCTGTCGACAAGTTTGATTGTAGGAGGGGAGATCCCATCCTCAAGTCGCACCCCAAGATTGGGTAAAACATCATCTCTCAACTCGTCACAGAGTTTCAAGATTCCTGTGGCTACATAAATTAAGAGGCACAATgagaacaaataaaaacaaaaaggagacgaataaataaattttgaatttcaatctgtaagaaaaaatattatagtgttggattttgtctaaaaaatatGGAAAACAGATCTAAACTATTTGTCAATAGCTGAGTTCTCTGTGGCTGATTTCCTTGTACTAGTTTGGATTGTTGTTAACATGGACATTTTTAAGAGGTTAATCGTGTCGTGGTGCATTcatatggaatatttttataaatttaataattccgAGATGTATCCTTTCATATGCATTTTGAAAGTTTTTACATGATGAAATTTTGCCAAACTTCAGTCATCATAACATTTGCAAAGAATTCTTACACAAAAACATTTCAGAATTTGTTTATCCTCATtcaactcaattttttttaaagatgtttgaAAGTTATTTCAATATAAAGTAACAGGTTCCCTTTTGGTTGACAGACCTTTCTGTTCCCTTGATATTGTCCTGACATCCTCTCTGAACTGTGCAAAGGCCGACAGGAAAGGCATCACTGCTTCCTCGATCTGAAAGACAAAAGGGGCATACAGTGAGAAACTCCAGACAGGGAAACGTCCAACATCTTTGTCTCTGACAGTAACATTCATGAAGGCAAGCTCACATTAACATTCTGTGTTGTAGACTGCGGGAATCCAATCTCTTCCTCCACTTCAATAGCTCCAAACACCTGAAAAAACCCCCCGAaaatgcagttttaaaaaataatcatgttaagtaatacaagttgattaatattttatgagctgacagaaataaaaatgtataaatagatGAATATCTTTGGTAGACAATTTGACATCACACTAGTATGTAGTAAAATAGTATTGGTTGTAGTAATGTAATGGAGCTTTTTCAATATGatgtacagtcaaacttcgttatctcgaactaaatgggactgtttaaaaactttgagatattcAAGATATCGAGGGAAAAATACctaaaaaaataagtggttgggacttacaaatcacttcgacatatccattgtattcgagatatcaatgTTCAAGAtattgaagttcaactgtacTTGTATAAAGGGTGTCAGCATATTTAGGAGTCCCTTTACATGGGTTCTATTCTACAGTATCCTCTGCCTCTAAGGGTGTCAGCATATTTTACATGGGTACTACAGTATCCCTTGCCTCTACAGTACTGACCTTCAGTAGATACGTGATGTAGCTGGCGATGTTCTTGAGGATCATCCTGTTGGGGGTCCTATTGGCACCCCGGGCATTGGCCATGTAGATGTTTGCCTCTCCGATCAACTCCCTCAAGCTTTCTAGAGCTGTCCTTGTGTTGACGTTATCtaaagatttattttgtattcagtagtaataaaaaacaatgctGGGCAAATTAGAATAATCTTCTTCCTACTGGGCAAATTGGATACTGTGCTCCCTTCTTGAGAATTTCTCAAATCGTAAGTTCACAATGACTTTATTTGCATACAAGTATAGTATAAATTTCCTTAGAGTGGAGACATTAACCTACCACAGAGAGCCTCATGCACAGCGTCCTTTGTCTGCAGGTATCTGAAAAGATGACAACAAATATCTAAATACTCATCAAATTTGATTACAACTAAAACagctactgtggtttcatcaatatttgttgaatatcaattttcgtggatttcattgttgagttgatcaacgaaattaaatgttcattggaTTTCATTAGTTACACATGTATTCTGtgttttcatatttcattggaATCAGTTTTCATGGATTTagtgaaaatgacagtttcatCGATACTGTGTGTGACtaagtgcaatttctactaacGTATTTATTGATTGGATCATTAGCTACAAAACACATTGATGAAACTGTAATTTTGATGAACTGTATGAACTCTTAGATTTATTGAGTCATCTGCCTGATTATCACAGTATCTCAGACTTCACACAAACACAGTAATGTACAGACTAACAAATGAAGATCTTGTCATTTACGACTGAATCTCTCATTAGACTTATAAATGAATATCTTGTCATAAACTCTGAACATTTTCAGCCGGACTAACTAAAGACTTCCCCAGTATTACTTTAAATCTTACTTTTTGTTGAGCTCCACATCCTCGGGGTTCCACTTCTCGAAGGCTGCGACCCCGGTCCCTGGGGTCGTCCTCAGTAAGTTCTTCACATTCAGGAAGAACTCCTgtcaaaaagaataataatcACAGAAATTACTGAATAACATTCCACTTCCTCTAGGCTGTAAATTTGGAAAATTCCAATAGTAAGTTTGCAGGTAAAGAACAATAACCTTTGAACTTGtgaatgtacatataaaatattgtagAAAGGCGTATCTATATTGTGGAAAAATACCaaattgtattgttttcatCATGGATTTGGTActtatgtaaataatgtaactGAGTTGAGgattatacatttttctttgtaattgtctataaaaattcatctttTATACCGGTACTTTAATCAATGTATCTTCCATGAGAAAAAACTACTTTCTTGAGGATTATATTCTATCAACATGAAGCCTACAGACTGTATAAATAGACCCACTCACGTTGACCATCTTTTCGTATCGGATGGCAATCTCCATGCTGTTTTCACCATAATCCAGCGTATCCTTCCACTGATGGAGCAGGAATAGCAGACGTAACTGTCGTGCGGTGTGCTTCTTCAGTGCATCTTTTATGGTGATGAAATTCTTGAGAGATTTGGACATCTTGCAGCCTTCGATGGTCAGATGGCCAGCATGCAAGAAATACCTCACCCAGTGATCATTGTTGAAGTAAGCCTAAAAAGTCAAATAACTTAAgaattaaaacaattcaaaataaaaaacatcaaCGGTACAAGGTTCTATAAAGTGTTTGCTTTTCTTTAAGCTGTTTGAAGAATCATCTTCAAAGGCAAAAATGGTTGTCCCAAGTGAGCGGTGTTTTGCAACTATTTCACGTAAAATCTGAACATGTAATATTCTATTTATGCAATTCTAACAATTGTAGGTAAATTTAGCTTTGGATTCTCTTGACATTATTGGTTATTTTTTgtgatggtacatgtacttctttccAGTGTTAAACAATTTCAGATTTCATATCAATGTTATCCTCTGACCTCTGCCTGAGCGAGCTCATTATCATGGTGAGGGAATCTGAGATCGAATCCTCCCGTGTGGATATCCAGAGATTCTCCTTGTATACTGCTGGCCATGACAGAGCACTCAATGTGCCAGCCTGGTCGTCCCTACAACACAAATAATATCTCTATAGCAACCACAGAGCACTCAATGTGCCAGCCAGGTCGTCCCTATAACACAAATAATATCTCTATAGCAACCACAGAGCACTCAATGTGCCAGCCAGGTCGTCCctacaacaaaaataatatcTCTATAGCAACCACAGAGCACTCGGTGTGCAAACCAGGATGTCCCTACACAAATATCTTGGTCTCACATATGTATCCAAAACCTCTAAACTGTTCTACAAATCCAGTACCAAAATATCAAGGATATACAAATTACAAGAACTATTTAAGCACTgtctttttatatttcattgaaaactgGAAAACAGTGTTCCTTAtgtatcatcaaatttttagatcactattttaaagatataaagtGAACAGGCTGACTACCAGACATATTCTTGGAGTCAGAACACTGTGATCTTCACAAAAACCAGAGAATTGTTCATTATCTACCTTTCCCCAGGGCGAGTCCCAAGAGGGTTCGCCAGGCTTGGAGGCCTTCCACAGGACAAAGTCTGTCGGGTTCCTCTTCTCCTCCTGTCTCTCTGCAGACACCGTCAGTTCTCCTAAACACATCGAACAAAAACAACAATACTCAATGAAATTGTTACACAGATCTATAAATGACTCAAATTATTAGGGTTGTTAAATCGAGTCACATCTAGTAACTGGTTACTTAATTTTCTCTGAATGAGATTTCAGCCAGTACTCAAGAAACAGCTCAAAATTTACACCTCTCTATCAACACAAATGTATCAATGTTCTTTGTTGGTCAATCAAAACATTATGATTGAGAGCAAAAAGATATTCATTTTAGAAATCGTGTTAAATATATctatacaaataaaacaaaaaatatttacgaaGTTTAAAAACGATGGatgtttttctcattttttttttaatgtctttaCAGGTATGCTAAATGCATTGTTCTTGGGTTTAATATTTACTCCTAtgtaaatcaattcaaattcACACAAAAATGTTAGTTGACATTTGACTGACttaaaaattctaattatttCCAGACTTCAGAAATACTAGTGTCATTTTTGCTActtactgtagaagcagaaatattcgttgaggatttaattttgttattttcgttggcagtataaatcaaaaaattaaatccatgacgaatttttatCCAAAGTATTATTGAATACAAAAAGATTAcaatatgacgaaattaaatgccaatggaattttatttggttcaaaaacaacgaaattttgacccaacaaaaatatgtgcttctacagtatatgaGAGACCAATAGTCTGCTTTATTTTGTGTTTGAATTCCAATCATAGCATATGCCTACTTAGTGAGTATTAACGACCAATGCAATGCTAATTAATTATGTGAGAGCAAGTGTAAAAGTTCATTATGT
This genomic window from Magallana gigas chromosome 5, xbMagGiga1.1, whole genome shotgun sequence contains:
- the LOC105345026 gene encoding histone-lysine N-trimethyltransferase SMYD5 is translated as MEDELQKCIIKAKEFVDAQNFQKAYEVYEEALIKFPANSELNDGLRNMQENVLERISPKPMVSPTSIHYGDLPGDNVILRHEEGKVKQWLETTDENSDTNQSNSRVHSEMGLEEALNFFKNGEIHRGRHALRSFCNSSDHDVDIVMKSLYDMTLYKECIIYLFTSRHPKKNSVSVWILGAKAAKELSLHATAEQWIRKAFQSDDFNSDDQEELMQLFFKIRTARLFDNLPSEEGIEVNLSEKGRSVRALCSYESQSVIFQEGPVLISQALDSGYDDIPACSHCAKCLVSAEQFFGGKSLKGNKTLKNAVNQFWTNRTPLRCEQCSMELYCSEKCKLDSWKKYHRLICPSQNKHAAKLYEICTEFKKASVKSSGKVEGWWYDNFSPIVLAKLWASILCDANSKVESIEEVVSDVLIAISKRKFDSFQVCSQGGITKRIPKMYDLMVKIFTNKDERKQYIITPGEFNLRYSQVSRNIQVFSDPNHPYFLFRKQVDKIPEMQHLQRILPNTITEAVFTGIFRIQSSLNHSCANNVEIISGDVNEAPGIHVISKRPIKEGDELFTSFVDTSLNRQQRRGLLYRMYHFWCECPRCMFEGDDSDTCTQCRKEADDEKGFPSCGRCHKAWYCSKACQKAAWKKGHKEICLY
- the LOC105345059 gene encoding cysteine--tRNA ligase, cytoplasmic isoform X1 — its product is MAIIRSVVGVILKQPLVTGDRFISFRFFHASSYSLNNIRRFKERMAAKSKNVQPPWSAPEGTEVPKLKLYNSLTRQKEVFVPQSGRRVLWYSCGPTVYDSSHMGHARSFISIDILRRVLQDYFNYEVFYCMNITDIDDKIIKRARQNYLYEQYLTKNLALSKILEDVESAMKPFIVKLEKEEDPDKKGMYVKIKAKVEKALSEVKASQDEGQSRERLCVDGKDVLCDWLDKTHGSEVTDNSIFARLPQFFEEDFHKDMESLNVLPADVLTRVSEYVPEIVEYIKKIMDNGYGYESNRSVYFDTAAFDAAEGHSYAKIVPEAYGDKAALNEGEGELTVSAERQEEKRNPTDFVLWKASKPGEPSWDSPWGKGRPGWHIECSVMASSIQGESLDIHTGGFDLRFPHHDNELAQAEAYFNNDHWVRYFLHAGHLTIEGCKMSKSLKNFITIKDALKKHTARQLRLLFLLHQWKDTLDYGENSMEIAIRYEKMVNEFFLNVKNLLRTTPGTGVAAFEKWNPEDVELNKKYLQTKDAVHEALCDNVNTRTALESLRELIGEANIYMANARGANRTPNRMILKNIASYITYLLKVFGAIEVEEEIGFPQSTTQNVNIEEAVMPFLSAFAQFREDVRTISREQKATGILKLCDELRDDVLPNLGVRLEDGISPPTIKLVDRDTLMKERGEKLKKEELKRLEKEKKKQEMEAKLAQEKIPPWELFKKETDKYSQFDDKGIPTHDAEGKEISKGQIKKLTKLYEKQEKSYNKHMGITGKEGGS
- the LOC105345059 gene encoding cysteine--tRNA ligase, cytoplasmic isoform X2, which translates into the protein MGHARSFISIDILRRVLQDYFNYEVFYCMNITDIDDKIIKRARQNYLYEQYLTKNLALSKILEDVESAMKPFIVKLEKEEDPDKKGMYVKIKAKVEKALSEVKASQDEGQSRERLCVDGKDVLCDWLDKTHGSEVTDNSIFARLPQFFEEDFHKDMESLNVLPADVLTRVSEYVPEIVEYIKKIMDNGYGYESNRSVYFDTAAFDAAEGHSYAKIVPEAYGDKAALNEGEGELTVSAERQEEKRNPTDFVLWKASKPGEPSWDSPWGKGRPGWHIECSVMASSIQGESLDIHTGGFDLRFPHHDNELAQAEAYFNNDHWVRYFLHAGHLTIEGCKMSKSLKNFITIKDALKKHTARQLRLLFLLHQWKDTLDYGENSMEIAIRYEKMVNEFFLNVKNLLRTTPGTGVAAFEKWNPEDVELNKKYLQTKDAVHEALCDNVNTRTALESLRELIGEANIYMANARGANRTPNRMILKNIASYITYLLKVFGAIEVEEEIGFPQSTTQNVNIEEAVMPFLSAFAQFREDVRTISREQKATGILKLCDELRDDVLPNLGVRLEDGISPPTIKLVDRDTLMKERGEKLKKEELKRLEKEKKKQEMEAKLAQEKIPPWELFKKETDKYSQFDDKGIPTHDAEGKEISKGQIKKLTKLYEKQEKSYNKHMGITGKEGGS